ATAATTCCAACATCCAAATCATTGAATATCGATGGTAACCGTGCTCCCTCACTCTCCATAGTGAATAAGTTCAAATGACAACGAATAAGCTCATAGAAATCGGTAGAAAATACTCGAATTTGAGAGATAAGTTCTACCAATTATCACATTTTGAGTGATGAAAGAAATAACATGAGGTGGCATTAGCAGATTTCGTCCAAGTAGTCCCTCACAATGAGTTCTGAATTAGACCGATCGATTCGATCACTACTTATGCGAACTGATCAAAGTTGATACGAAATCAGCCCCTGGTATTTCCTTGTTGTTCCCGTTCAAGACGTTGACAACCGATCACTAACGAATCGGGGATCTCGGTCGAAGCTGCGTGTAACGCTTCAAGGACGCCAGCGACGTGGTCGAACTGTGAGCCTCGATCTGCAATCAACGGGTCAGTCTCCCAGTAGATGAACTCCTCATCAGCTAACATCGGCAAATGGTGATGGTATCACTCCTGCCGAAGGCGTTCAGAATCAGCAGGGATGTTGGGGGTTTACTGCACTCTCTGGTAACGGCACGGGATTGTCTGATGGGGCATCTAATAACGAGACGATGAGTTGGCGGCGAGGTTCAGCTGAGAGGGCCTTGAACACGCGATCCCGTTCTTCAACTCGACGAGGAGATAGTAGCAACGACCTGGCTGCCCCTTCCCAACTGAATCGTTCCTGCATCATTTTTTAGCGGAACGGTCTTCGTAGAGCGCTACAAGTCGTGCCTCTGTTTTTCGGAGATGATTTGCAGCGGTACTTTTCGAACAGCCCAGTTCATCAGCGATTTCTCGAACGCTAGTCTGTCGAGGGATTTCGTAGTACCCGTGTTCTCGTGCAACGTCGAGTACCTCTTCTTGCCGATCAGTTAGTGCTGTGACTTGTGACTCTCGGTACGCGTCGTATTCACTGAGTCGGTTGACCGACACAGAGAGGTGATCGGGGAGGTTGGCGACTAGGCTCTGAAGGGCATCCTGTTCGCCGGCAACCTCGAATAGCATCTCACCATGAGTGCCGTACTCAATCGGTGGGACGATAAGTAGGTCTGTATCAGTGAGGAGGGCGCGGAGGCGACTGGCGAATCCTTGTGCACTCTCCCGAATATAGACGTAGAAACTGCGGTCGTGGATTGGCGTCACATCGTACTCCTGAACGGATTCCGCGGTGTTGAGTGCTGCGAGGTACTCATCACGTCCTTCCTCAACGTTTCCGGCGATTTGCAGCAAGGTTGTGATGTACTCGGGATTCGAGAAGTTCCAGTGTCGCAGGTACGCTCGTTGAATCGAATCCTGATCAACGAGGAACTGGTGCATTGGGTGTCGCGCTTCAGGCGGGAAGTGAAGCTGTAATTGTAAGTGTCGCATTAGAGGAGTTATCGTCGAGAACCGATAAAAAGGGGCGGACCTGTCCGACAGAACACCGGAGTTCGAGTACCGAAAATGAGTAAATATGAGTAGAGAAGCGAGCTATCCACCTGGTCCACAGGGACTGCCAGTCATCGGGAACACAGTCGATTTGAGCCGCGACATTTTCGCGTTCTTCGAGCAGTTGCGCGACGAGTACGGTCGAGTCGCAAGCTATCAGGTGTTCGGGACGGATGCATGTATGGTCGCCCATCCGGACGCGATTCAGCAGATTCTTCTGGACGATCATGAGGCGTTCGAGAAAGGCGATGTCGTGACACGGAATCTGGATGATGCGATGGGTGAAGGATTGTTCTTGGCAGGCGGCGACCAGTGGCAGATCCAACGCACACAGATGCAACCAGCATTCTACCGAGATCGGTTGAACACGTACGTTCCCGAGATGCATGCGACTGCCGGCGAGCTGGTCACGCAATGGAGTGATGGAGAAATCATCAACGTCATCGATACGATGACGGCGACGACGATGGACGTACTCGGTCGGACGTTGTTCGGGGTAGACGTGACAGAGAATTCAGTGGTCACTGAAGCCTCAGACGCGATTCTCGCCCGGTTCGATACGAGCCGGTTCTGGTCGTTCCTTCCAGACCAACTCCCAACGCCGACGAACCAGCGATATAGGCGAGAACTCGAACAGCTCCAAGCGTTCGTTGATGAGTTGGCCGCACAGCGGCAGGCCCAAGAGCCCGAGAACCGCGGCGACGACCTGTTGTCGATCCTCGTCGGGTTCGTCGAAGCGAATGATCTGACCCGAAAAGAGTTCCGCGACAACATGATCACGTTCCTCTTCGCCGGTCATGAGACGACGGCACTCGGCCTGACGTACACGGCCCTCTGTCTTGCCCAGCATCCAGAGGAACAAGCAACGCTCCGTGCGGAAATTGACGCTGTTTGCGATGGAGAAGTGACTGCCGACGACCTCCCGAAACTCGACCGAACAGCAAATGTGATCGATGAGGCGCTGCGCCTCTATCCACCCGTGTACATGTTCTTCCGAGAAGCGATGCGAGACGTGAAGCTACAGGGATACGAGATTCCAGAGGGGACGACGCTGGTCTTGCCTCAGTGGGTCGTCCACCGTGATCCAGCATGGTGGGATGACCCAGAAACATTTCGTCCAGATCGGTTCGTCGGCGACACCGATCGCCCAGAGTATGCGCACTTTCCGTTCGGCGGCGGGCCGCGTCACTGCATCGGGATGCGGTTTGCGAGGATGGAGATGAAAACCGTGCTTGCAACGATCCTCAGCGAATACACGTTCGAACTTGTGTCTGAGCCGGAGCCAGACCTGATCGCCAGTACGAACCTCAAGCCCAGTGGACCGATCAAACTCAAACTCCGTGAGCGTAGTGAAGCTAACGAGGTGATCCCCTGACTGAGAACCGAGTTGTGTTTCGAGGCAGTTGGCGGACAGTGACCGGATTCGCGGTAGCGTTCGCCGTTGTGACTGCAATCTGGGCTCCACTGACTGCCGCGGTCGCTGATCTCTCAGCGTGGATCGGATTGGTGACCGAGGTCAGCAAATTCGCGGTTCCTGTTGTTATTTTTGCGGCCTCAATCGTCGTCTACTCCGCACCCGGCAATCCAGTCGGACAGGCGAAGTTCAGCACACACTAAATGAACTACGCGGTCATGTCAGAGTCGACGTGACCGGCTCAATGGATGTAGTCAACGACGGTTATCCTCCCTTCCAGAACATCAACGGGAGATAGTCGATAGGAGATCCGCGAACCCTACGTTCCACGACATATCAAGTGATAGAAGGAGCGTTTTTATTGTTTTGTTGACGGAATCGGATATGATCAATACTGACCACGCGGCTGACCTCCGAGCAAAGACGGTTCGTCCCGGGTTCATGCACCCGGACTACGATGGGTATTGTATCACCCGTGTTCCAGGCACGGCAGCCGCCGCACTCGACGCCTCCGTGGGTCCAACATTGCCCGAAGACGTCTTCATCGGTGTCAATACGGACGTTTCTAATGTCGTGGTTCTGTTCGTTGATGCTTACGGCTTTGAGCAGTTCCAAGAGACGTACACTCATCACACGTTTTTTGACCGCATAGCACGCCGAGGTCGCGTGACGCCCGTGACGAGTGTCTACCCCTCGGAGACGCCTGCCTGTGTCCCGACCTTTCACACCGGGCTCCAACCGGTCGAGCATGGCCAATTAGGCTGGAATATCTATCTTCCTGAGCGTGACCTCGTTGTCGAATCGCTGCTGTTCCAGACAAAACGTGGCGAGCAGATTGACCTCGCCGAGACTCTTCTGTTCGCTGGTGAGCCGATCTATCCTCAACTCGAAGCAGCGGGCATTGACACGCACGTCATCGAACCGTTCGATTCCAGCGACGACCCTAAGACGGCCGGCGCGACGACTCATACCTACACTTCTCCTGCTGAGTTCGCGCTTCGGCTGCGGCGTGTCCTCGAACACGGCTCCACCCCGACGTACTGTTATGGCTACACCCCCCCTCGTTGACGCCGCCGGGCATGCTGAAGGCACACGTTCGGAACTGCACAGCGCCGAACTGAACTGCCTTTCGGCAACGCTCCAGCGTGAACTCTGTGATCGTCTCCAAACGGATGTTGCCGAAGAGACGTTACTTCTCTTTGTTGCTGATCACGGTCAAACCGACAGCAGGCCCGATGAAAACGTCGACAATGAGTTCTGCGAGCGTATGGGTGAACACGATAGTGGGTCACTCGGGGAACAGGCGTTCGAATCAACTCCTCGCCGCAGGTTCCTGGCCGGTGCTGCGGGTACGTGCCTCCTTTCAGGAATCGGCACCGGGATAGCTACCGGTGGCCAAAGTGACGGAGACACAGAATCGAGTGCAGGTGAAGAACTGTGGCGAGTCGATTACGAAACTCCGGATCCCCTTGGTAGACCGTACTTGTCATCCGTAGCGGATGGTTCCCTCTTTGTGAGTAACCTCGATACCGTCCATGCACTGTCCGCATCGACGGGCGACGAAGAGTGGCAATTCGGCGTTGACGACACGGAGTTTCACGATCAGCCCATCGTGGTCGATGGCACCGTCTATGCTACGAGTCACGTTTTCTCCGATCGGGACGTAGAAGACACTGCAGTGTACGCGCTGGATGCAGACACGGGCGAACAGAAGTGGCAGTTCGACGACTACGATGTGACCGTCGCACCGATACACGTGGCGGAGAACACCGTCTTCATCCCCAAGCAATTTTGCGTCACTGCAGTGGACGCGGACACCGGAGACCACCGATGGGACTTCAAGGTTGGGTACGGGATAGAAACCCGTCTCAAAGTCAAAATGGACTCTTTCGCCGAGACGGACTCCGGCACGTTCTACGTCGCTGATATCGAGGGGAACGTGTTTGCCGTGGACGTGGCTAGCGGCGAGGAAGAGTGGCGCGCCGACGTCGGCATGGGAGTGACGACCGACCTCTCGGTGGTCGATGACACGCTGTTCCTCGGAGCGGTCGACAGTGAAACTGATCAGCCGAGCAACTTCCAGTACTACGTTTCCGCGCTGGACGCGACCACCGGCGAGGAACGGTGGCGATTCACGGTGAATTCGGAACCGGACACCGAAAGGCCGGAACTTGAGTTCGTGACCGTGTTCGACGACACTCTGTATGTCGGGACGGACGATTGCTACGACCATCCCACGTGTGCAAACCTGTACGCCATCGACGCGGAATCGGGAGAGGAAAAGTGGCAATTCGCGGCGGACAATTCCGTCGACACAGTGACCAGGGCAGATGGCACGCTCTTCGTCGGAACTGCGCTCGGGGAAGGCGACGAAGGCGTCGTTCACGCGATTGAGCCGGAGACGGGGACGGAACGATGGAGTTTCCACGCCGGTTATTTTTTGTTGTCGCCGATAACCGTCGTTGAAGATACCCTCTTTACTGCCACCCAAACTAACACAGACTACGAGGACGCCTATCGGTTAAACGCACTGGATACGGCCACCGGCGAGGAACAGTGGAACTTCGTTACCGATTCCAACATAAGCGAGCCGAGATTCGCTGATGGTTCCGTCTTCTTTTCAGCTGACCGTGCAACAGTGCACGCACTGGATGCGGGCGTAGAGGGGTCAAACGAAGATACCTCGAACTGACGACGATTCAAGCGGGCCCCGAAACGACCACAAACCCGGCCAGCGACGTACTGCAGTCGTCGGCACCGCCTCGCTGGATCCGGATTTGGAACCAGTCGCGGTCTCCCATACGATCAGCCACGGTGGCTCGTCGGTTTGACGGTGGCCCAGCCATCCTCTGTATCTTGCACGCTATTTGTGATACTTGATGAGTAGGTTTGGCGAGAGATGCAAGATATAAGGCGCGAATGTAGTACGGATTTAAAGTCGATACCGATGATACACGGATGCGATCAGGCCGCACACGCGAGTTCGATGTGTCGCCACCGGAACGGCAACATTGTCGGGCTCCGAACAGTGGTTTTTTCTAACTGGTCTCCAACGTGTCGTGTAAATACCGCCCGCTGTGCCTTCCAATGCCCGTCAATCGACTTACTCTCGGCCTATGGTTGCGAATATGCGTCGCGAGTGTCATTGCCGTTGTTGGTATCGTGACATTGCTCACAACTGAGTTTGTCATCGCCTCGTTGATGGCAGCTGCGTTCATCATAGTACTGCCAGAGTTCGCCTTAGCCATCTTTGTACTCGCTGTTCTCTCGACTATGGTACTCATCACCTGGACCGCCGTCGGGGCCCTGTATCGACGGTTGATGCCCGCTCCCCTGGTAGTCGGTCGAATCGACCACGACGGGATGGCAGAGGCGTTCGAGCCGGTTGTACGCCGGTTAGCCGACCCACCGATGCCGCTTTCGCGACGTAGGGTCCCGATCGCCATCGGTGGCTCGTTCCTGGCGTTCGCCGGCTACGTCGCGATCGAGGCCCTCCCGCCGGTTACGCCGGTCATACTAGGGATCACCACCGGTGTTATCGCCGTCGGTTATGGGACCGCACGGCTGGTGTACGACGAGTGGGCCGCTGACGGGGCTGTCCACGACGACCTCGCGGACCTCGCTGATGTCCCCGAAACCGACGCTCAAAACGGTGATCGAGGCGGTAATCAAATGACGGCTCGAACCGACCTCCAGCAGCGAATCGACCGGCTGGCCAAGCAGGCAGCTGCGCCAGCCCCGACGGTCGAACTCGGCCGCTCGCGAACACCAGTCGCGGCCGCCGTCGGCTACCGTCCCTCGTCGTCAACTATCGTCGTCTCCCGCGGGCTGTGTGACCGACTCGAGGATCGAGAACTCGATGCCGTTCTCGCCCACGAACTCACCCACGTGATCAACCACGACGCCGCAGTGTTGACGGCGCTGTCGCTTCCCGCGGCGAAGGTTGAACCGCTGGCCGAGGAGGATCCCGACCCGAGAGTGGCAGGACCTCACACGGGATTTCTACTCTTCCTCGCGGTTCCGATTATGCTCGTCACCTCCCTCGCCGTCACCTCACTCGCGCGCTACCGCGAGTACGTCGCCGACCGGGGAGCCGTCGCGCTCACCGGCGATCCCGCCGCGCTCGCAAGCGCTCTCGAAACGCTCGATCGAGAGACGGGTCGGCGACCAGATGGCGACCTCCGGAGCCACCGTTCGACGGCGGCGTTTTCGATCGTTCCGCCTCCGTGGGAGGAGTATCGCTTTTTCGACCGGAGTCGTCGGTTCGTCCGCCGCCGGCTGTTCGGTACCCATCCCCCCACCCAGACTAGACTCGAGCGTCTTCGGAAGCGTATCTCTGGTTAATAGGCCGGGCGATGACTCTCGCCGAAACTGTCGCCGGCGAGCACGGGTTGGACTCAAGGATTCTTTGGCAGACAAGGTAGAACGAATCGGCCTTGTTGAAACCCTCAGTCGGTGCTAGGTTTTCACCAACGCTGCTGCATAGGCAGCGCGAATGCACCACAAGACGAGAGCCGATCTACGAAGGTAGTGATCGCTCAGTATAGGTGGTCGGAACGCACTTGATTTCTATAAAACCAGAGTTATACAGGAATATTTGGAAAAGAATTTTGTTTACCTGGGCCGGAATTGAGAACTTCAGAATGACGCTCATGCTACTGATAGGAGCGCCAGTCTTGTAGCGGTTACTCCCCTACAGTCCGGTGGAGTGTGGAACGGATGGTTGTCGTTGAGCCCTGCACGTAGCGCATCCATCGATACTTCTCATCAATTGAGAGTTTTAACAGAGCCGTATTCCAGTGTAACAGAGTGACATACAACTCCTGCGTTTTCAAGGATTGTTGCAGTAGATAGATAGAGTGCTTCAACAAATGAATTACACAGAAGTTGTTAGAGACGGAATCTTGGATAGATAGGAGGAATCAACATGAATATCACATCTCATCTGAGCCCTCTAAGAAAGTCGGGGAGTGTCTCGGCAAGTTCAACTGCTTGCTCACCGGAGTTACGGACCGTGAATCTGACGATGATCATGCCCGCCTCGTCCGTGTACGGAACACTCTTGAGGGTTTTGGTCCCCTTCCAAATCCCGGAGACTTCGACCAGCCCATGCCCTGTGTGATCATAGGATTCTCCCCGCTCAATTTCCCGGCCAGAAACGGCTACCTTATCGGATTTGGCTAGAGAACTAGTACTATCCGCCGCTGTCTTTTGTTTCGTCCCGTCCACAGATTGGCTGCTTTCGTTCAGTTGAGTAGGATATCGTGAATTGCTCATTATTGGGCGCTACTTTGAATCCACATTTAAACCCCCAAAACGATAGCACAGAATTGCACCGCCTCACGCTACGTTTCGCCCAATGAGACGGTTTTAGAGAGGTAGCAGAAACAATCCCACAAATCCGAACCACTATTAGCGGATGCCATAGAGCGCTTCATTACCGATTCTTCTATCTTAACCGATAGTGCGACTGGTGGGATACGGTTTGAGTTTACAGATGTTATCGACATTACTCGCGATTAAGTAGTTAGACCACGAATAGCAACTGTTCGAGCGTATCCGGTACGTGAAAGTGGCCACCTCGAGGGGATGAGGTGGCTAGCTGTCAACTGGATCGGGCTAAAGTCCGAACGGTCTGTCTCCTCGCCTGTCAAGAGGATCAGACCAGAGTTAAGATCAATATTACATACAAAGAGTGTTGACCTGTCATATTCAAGGCCGGTGTGAAAATGCAACTCTCTACAAACCAGTGGCTCGCAGGCACAGACACGTAGATCGCTGAGTAACAGCCGATCTGAAAGGTATTTTATCACAGCCCCGACGCGTACTCTGGCTCTGGATTAGTGGGGTGTCGTCGGCTCTTCGTGGATCTGTCGGATCTGCTCCCTGTAATTCTTTAGCTGGTACAAGCTAGGTGACTTCTCATGGGAACAGATCAATTGAATGTGTGTCTGTGACAAACAAGCGTATTTCCCTTGCAATATCAGGTCATTTGAGTAATCACCTGAATTTGGTCAGTCGATTAGGTACACTCAAGGGAGCAAGTATGTGATTCGGTAGGCATCTGTTGCTACCCACGCATACGGCACTCGGCGATGAGTCTCCATAAAGTTCAATCACACTCATTCTAGTCAAGGCCAGAAGAGAGAAGAGTCGTTGATCCGCTGGGAAGCAGCTCAACGTGAGTACAGACTTTGAAGAGAAGAAGTGTGAAATTGACTCTTCGATACCGAATTCGATACAGGCTTATCTCGCCCAGTGAGACAGTATGCGAGAAACCGAGTTAGTCGCCGAAGTCAGCGTAAATTCGAACCACCCCATCACCGAAGACAGCGATTTCGAATCCGGCGTATTGAAATTGAACCTGATCGAGTGCAGAGGATGATTGCGACGTAAACAGGGCGTTCAGCGCGTCGGGGTCAATTGCTGTCTGGAGTGGCGGCAAGTCAATCGGACCCGTGCCAGTGACCTCTGCAACCGCAGAGACGACAGCATAGACTGGCGTGTTTGTACTGTCCTCTCCCCACGTCGTACTGGCTGAGACTCTCTTGTTAGATGAAGACTCGCTCATGGTTACGTATGCACTATCAGTTGACATAACCCCTCGTATACCGGTTTGTCGTAAAAGGTTTGCCAAAGCAGATTGGGTTGTACAAATCAATTGTTCGTGCCCTTGGTAAAAATCCAGACACTGCAGCCAGTCAACGGTTCGATAATTCAGCCGTGATGTCACAGCCCGTACCCGGATAGCTGGGCCATCACAGCGCCTACTCAGTCGCCGGCAGCGTAAATCGGAAAGTCGTCCCCTTGCCGGACTCGGAGTCGACCCAGATCTCGCCGCCGTGACGCTCGACGATTCGCTGGCACAAGGCGAGTCCGATCCCCGTCCCGGCGTGCTCGTCGCGACTGTGAAGACGCTGGAACACCTCGAAGATACGGTCGGTCTCCTCGGAGTCGATGCCGATTCCCTCGTCGCGAATGGAGATTTCCCACTCTCGACCAGCCGCTTCAGCGTCGACATGGATTCGCGGAGGCTCATCGCCGCTGTACTCGATCGCGTTGCTCAGGAGGTTCTGGAAGACCTGCTGGAGTTGGCGTTCGTCACCCCGTACACGAGGGAGAGGGGCCACTGTGAGTTCGGCATTACTCTCTTCGAGTTTCACGTGCAGGTTGTCGGTTGCATCGTCAAGGACATCTTCCAGTGCAACCGGCTCGAGTGGCTCACCCTGCGTGTCGATCCGCGAGTACTCGAGAAGGCCGTCGATCATCTCGCGCATCCGATCGGCTCCGTCAACAGCGAACGCGAGAAATTCTTCACCATCTTCGTCAAATACGTCTTCATACCGTCGCTCGAGCAACGAGAGGTAACTCGAGATCATTCGAAGCGGTTCCTGGAGGTCGTGGGAGGCGGCGTAGGCGAACTGCTCGAGGCGTTCGTTCGATTCCTCGAGTTGCCGACGGTACTCCGTGCGTTCGGTGATGTCCTGGATCAGCAACATCCCCGCGTAGATGTCGTCGGCGCCGTCTCGAACGGGAAGGGTGTGCGCCAGCAGGTGGCGGTCGTGGTACTCCACTTCGAACGTTCGCGAGTCGCCGTCGAACACGGCGCGGAAATGGGGTTTGATCTCTTCGACGAGGTCGTCGGGGTAGCGTTCGTAGATCGAGACGCCGACGATCTCGTCCGGTGGAATCTCCAGTTCGCTCATTAGCTCGCCGCCGGCGACGGTGTAGGTAAGGTCCTCGTCATAGAGACCGACCGCCCCGTTCGGGAAGTTCTTGACAAGCGTCCGGTAGCGGCGCTCGCTCTCCACAAGAGCTCGCTCACGTTCCTTGCGCTCGGTGATATCTCGGACCACGCCGACGCGGTTCTCCCCCTCGTCGGCATTGAACGACGCAAACGTCACTTCGACAGGGACGTGGTCGCCGTCTGCCGTCTCCACGGTCGTTTCCAGCGTCGGATTGGCTGTCTCGTCGGTGGCCATCGCTGCCCGCATTTCAGCGGCCTCCTCGATAGCCGCCTCGTCGATAAGACGAGTGGCGTGGGCGCCGCGTAGTTCCTCGCGAGTGTAGCCGGTCAACGAGGCGAACGCGTCGTTTACCATCGTGTACCGCAAGTCGTCGTCGGCCACGTAGATGCCGTCGTTGATCGTTTCGACGATGCGCTCGTACTTAGCGAGCTCTCGGGTCCGTTCCTTTCGCTCCGTGACGTCGCGGCCGATCCCGGCCAGCACCGGCGTTCCGTCGGGGTCCTCGAGTCTTGTTGCGACGAACTCGTACGGGATTCGGTCACCCGCTTTGGTCAGGATTCCTGCCTCGACGCGAGTACGCCCGGTTGCGAACACTTCGTCAATCGCGGCCGCGGTCGACTCGTGATCCTCCTGGCTAAAAAACTCCACCGAATGCATAGATCCGATCTCTGCGTCCGAATAACCGGTCACTTCGGTCAGGGCCTCGTTCCAGCGCTGGAACGTGCCGGATTCGTCGATGACGTAGAATACGTCGTCGACAGCGGCGAGGATGCCGTCGGTGTACTCCTTGTATCGCCCGAGCCGTCGTTCGCGCTCACGCAGTCGACGTTCCGTCTCAGTACGATCGATCGCCGCGGCGAGGACGTTTGCGATGTTCGTGACGAAAGTAACGTCACTGTCAGTAAACTCGCGGTGGCTTGTCGTGTGGACGCCAAAGACACCCCACGGGTCGTCGACAGGCCCGATAATGACGCTGATTCCGCTCACGACGTCGTGTTCGGTCAGCAGCTCAGGGCCGGAAAAGCGCTCATCCGTACGGAGGTCGTCGACGATAACCGGCGCTTCGGAAAGCAGGGTATAGCCCGCCTGTGAATCCAGATTGGTGGTGGCGGTCGCTGAACCTACGACCCCATCATGCCAGCCGACACCCTCCCTGAGCAGGACAGCATCGCCGTTGGGGTACAACTCGAGTACTTTCGCATACTCGGCGTCGAGAGACTCGGAGACGGCGACCGCAGTGTCGTGCATCAACTGGTCGAGATCGTTCGTCCGGAGGGCCTGTTGTCCGAGTTCGGCGACGACTTCCTGTTGACGTATCTGTGGGGTGGGTCCCGTATCGGTCTCGGAAGTCGAATCCATTTTGAGTGTGTTACTCAAGTGACGAGGGTAAAGCCTTCTATATTGCTTTGCGAATTCTT
This is a stretch of genomic DNA from Natronosalvus rutilus. It encodes these proteins:
- a CDS encoding alkaline phosphatase family protein; translated protein: MINTDHAADLRAKTVRPGFMHPDYDGYCITRVPGTAAAALDASVGPTLPEDVFIGVNTDVSNVVVLFVDAYGFEQFQETYTHHTFFDRIARRGRVTPVTSVYPSETPACVPTFHTGLQPVEHGQLGWNIYLPERDLVVESLLFQTKRGEQIDLAETLLFAGEPIYPQLEAAGIDTHVIEPFDSSDDPKTAGATTHTYTSPAEFALRLRRVLEHGSTPTYCYGYTPPR
- a CDS encoding HalOD1 output domain-containing protein; its protein translation is MSESSSNKRVSASTTWGEDSTNTPVYAVVSAVAEVTGTGPIDLPPLQTAIDPDALNALFTSQSSSALDQVQFQYAGFEIAVFGDGVVRIYADFGD
- a CDS encoding PAS domain S-box protein, whose product is MDSTSETDTGPTPQIRQQEVVAELGQQALRTNDLDQLMHDTAVAVSESLDAEYAKVLELYPNGDAVLLREGVGWHDGVVGSATATTNLDSQAGYTLLSEAPVIVDDLRTDERFSGPELLTEHDVVSGISVIIGPVDDPWGVFGVHTTSHREFTDSDVTFVTNIANVLAAAIDRTETERRLRERERRLGRYKEYTDGILAAVDDVFYVIDESGTFQRWNEALTEVTGYSDAEIGSMHSVEFFSQEDHESTAAAIDEVFATGRTRVEAGILTKAGDRIPYEFVATRLEDPDGTPVLAGIGRDVTERKERTRELAKYERIVETINDGIYVADDDLRYTMVNDAFASLTGYTREELRGAHATRLIDEAAIEEAAEMRAAMATDETANPTLETTVETADGDHVPVEVTFASFNADEGENRVGVVRDITERKERERALVESERRYRTLVKNFPNGAVGLYDEDLTYTVAGGELMSELEIPPDEIVGVSIYERYPDDLVEEIKPHFRAVFDGDSRTFEVEYHDRHLLAHTLPVRDGADDIYAGMLLIQDITERTEYRRQLEESNERLEQFAYAASHDLQEPLRMISSYLSLLERRYEDVFDEDGEEFLAFAVDGADRMREMIDGLLEYSRIDTQGEPLEPVALEDVLDDATDNLHVKLEESNAELTVAPLPRVRGDERQLQQVFQNLLSNAIEYSGDEPPRIHVDAEAAGREWEISIRDEGIGIDSEETDRIFEVFQRLHSRDEHAGTGIGLALCQRIVERHGGEIWVDSESGKGTTFRFTLPATE
- a CDS encoding helix-turn-helix domain-containing protein, with product MHQFLVDQDSIQRAYLRHWNFSNPEYITTLLQIAGNVEEGRDEYLAALNTAESVQEYDVTPIHDRSFYVYIRESAQGFASRLRALLTDTDLLIVPPIEYGTHGEMLFEVAGEQDALQSLVANLPDHLSVSVNRLSEYDAYRESQVTALTDRQEEVLDVAREHGYYEIPRQTSVREIADELGCSKSTAANHLRKTEARLVALYEDRSAKK
- a CDS encoding cytochrome P450, with amino-acid sequence MSREASYPPGPQGLPVIGNTVDLSRDIFAFFEQLRDEYGRVASYQVFGTDACMVAHPDAIQQILLDDHEAFEKGDVVTRNLDDAMGEGLFLAGGDQWQIQRTQMQPAFYRDRLNTYVPEMHATAGELVTQWSDGEIINVIDTMTATTMDVLGRTLFGVDVTENSVVTEASDAILARFDTSRFWSFLPDQLPTPTNQRYRRELEQLQAFVDELAAQRQAQEPENRGDDLLSILVGFVEANDLTRKEFRDNMITFLFAGHETTALGLTYTALCLAQHPEEQATLRAEIDAVCDGEVTADDLPKLDRTANVIDEALRLYPPVYMFFREAMRDVKLQGYEIPEGTTLVLPQWVVHRDPAWWDDPETFRPDRFVGDTDRPEYAHFPFGGGPRHCIGMRFARMEMKTVLATILSEYTFELVSEPEPDLIASTNLKPSGPIKLKLRERSEANEVIP
- a CDS encoding PQQ-binding-like beta-propeller repeat protein, with amino-acid sequence MATPPLVDAAGHAEGTRSELHSAELNCLSATLQRELCDRLQTDVAEETLLLFVADHGQTDSRPDENVDNEFCERMGEHDSGSLGEQAFESTPRRRFLAGAAGTCLLSGIGTGIATGGQSDGDTESSAGEELWRVDYETPDPLGRPYLSSVADGSLFVSNLDTVHALSASTGDEEWQFGVDDTEFHDQPIVVDGTVYATSHVFSDRDVEDTAVYALDADTGEQKWQFDDYDVTVAPIHVAENTVFIPKQFCVTAVDADTGDHRWDFKVGYGIETRLKVKMDSFAETDSGTFYVADIEGNVFAVDVASGEEEWRADVGMGVTTDLSVVDDTLFLGAVDSETDQPSNFQYYVSALDATTGEERWRFTVNSEPDTERPELEFVTVFDDTLYVGTDDCYDHPTCANLYAIDAESGEEKWQFAADNSVDTVTRADGTLFVGTALGEGDEGVVHAIEPETGTERWSFHAGYFLLSPITVVEDTLFTATQTNTDYEDAYRLNALDTATGEEQWNFVTDSNISEPRFADGSVFFSADRATVHALDAGVEGSNEDTSN
- a CDS encoding M48 family metallopeptidase gives rise to the protein MVLITWTAVGALYRRLMPAPLVVGRIDHDGMAEAFEPVVRRLADPPMPLSRRRVPIAIGGSFLAFAGYVAIEALPPVTPVILGITTGVIAVGYGTARLVYDEWAADGAVHDDLADLADVPETDAQNGDRGGNQMTARTDLQQRIDRLAKQAAAPAPTVELGRSRTPVAAAVGYRPSSSTIVVSRGLCDRLEDRELDAVLAHELTHVINHDAAVLTALSLPAAKVEPLAEEDPDPRVAGPHTGFLLFLAVPIMLVTSLAVTSLARYREYVADRGAVALTGDPAALASALETLDRETGRRPDGDLRSHRSTAAFSIVPPPWEEYRFFDRSRRFVRRRLFGTHPPTQTRLERLRKRISG